From Nocardia sp. NBC_00416:
CGCAGCAGCGCGCGTACCAGGGCCATCGGCTTGCGCCGCGACCCCCAGCCGCCGATGCCGATTGTCATTCCGCTGCGCAGTTCGCCGACGATCTGCTCCAGCGTTTTCCGCTTGTCTCGCATGGTTTTCCGCTCCATGTCAGTTCTTGTCCTTCTGCGCCGCCAGGTCTTCGTCGAAGCGTTCGCGGATCTCGTCGGAGGCTCCGGAGAGGTTCAGTTCGAAGGTGAATCCCTGCTCGAAGCGGTAGCTGCGGTGCACGTCCTGCAAGTCGATGCCGTTGAGCGCGCGTTTGGCGGCGCGGATGACCCGGCCGTCCTTGGCGGCGATGTCTTTGGCGACCTCGAGCGCGGCGGCATCGAGTTCCGCGCGGGGCACCACCTTCAGCACGGAGCCGAAGTGGTGCAGCTGCTGGGCCGTGGCGGTGCTCGCGGTGAAGAAGAGCGCGCGCATGAGGTGCTGGGGGACCAGCCGGGCCAGATGGGTGGCGGCGCCGAGTGCACCGCGGTCCACCTCGGGCAGGCCGAAGGTCGCGTCGTCGGAGGCGATGATGATGTCGGAGTTGCCGACCAGCCCGATACCGCCGCCGAGGCAGAAACCCTGGACCGCGGTGACGACCGGAACCGGGCAGTCGTAGACCGCGGCGAACGCCTCGAAGCAGCCGTGGTTGGCGTCGATCAGGGCCTGGTGGCCGGGTTTGCGCTGGATCTCCTTGATATCCACCCCGGCGTTGAAGCCGCGGTTCTCCGCGCGCAGGACCACCACGTTGGTCTGCGGGTCGCGCCCGGCCGCGCGGATCTCGTCGGCGAGGGCGAACCAGCCGTCCGACGGTATGGCGTTGACCGGCGGATAGTCGACCGTGACCACGGCGATACCGGCGGATTCCGAATGGCGCTTGATCCCCATCGCGTATCCCATCTCGCATCTCGAGCGTCTTGGCTAAGCAAGCAATTGCTTGGTAGGTTAACACGGTGGCACTCGAAATCGACCTGTCCCATCGCGTCGTTCTGGTAACCGGCGGCGTCCGCGGTGTCGGCGCCGGGATCAGCCGGGTCCTGCTGGCCGCCGGCGCCACCGTCGTGGCATGTGCCCGCCGCCCCGGCGACGCCCCGGTCGAAGTAGACGGGCGCGAGATCGACTTCCTGCCGTGCGACGTGCGCGATCCCGACGCGGTGCGCGAGATGATCGCCGAGATAGTCCGGCGGCACGGCCGGCTGGACCACGCGGTCAACAACGCGGGCGGGGCGCCCTACGCGCTGGCCCAGGACGCCAGCCCGAAGTTCCACACCAAGATCATCGAACTGAACCTGCTCTCGGCCCTGCACGTCGCCCAGGCGGCCCACGCGGTGATCAGTCGGCAGGACGAGGGCGGGTCGATCGTCAATATCTCCAGCCTCAGCGGCCACCGGCCCTCGCCCGGAACCGCCGCCTACGGCGCCGCGAAGGCAGGGGTGGACGCCCTCACCGTCTCACTGGCAGCGGAGTGGGCGCCCCGGGTCCGGATCAACTCGCTGGTCGTCGGCGCGGTGGAAACCGAGTTGAGCGAACTGCACTACGGCGACGCCGCCGGGGTGGCAGCTGTCGGGCAGACCATCCCCATGGGGCGCCTGGCCCGGCCCGAGGACGTCGGCAACGGTGTGGCCTTTCTGCTCTCCCCGCTCGCCTCCTATATTTCCGGCGCGACCCTGCAGATCCACGGCGGCGGCGAACCCCCGGCGTTCCTCTCGGTGGCGACCGCCCCGCATTCCGCCGACCAGGCGCAAGCCGGACCCGCACACCCGTAGCTCGACGACCACAGATATCGACCATCGACGATAGGAACGGACATGGCAACCGAGGGCATCTGCGCCGGACGGATCGTGATCATCACCGGCGCGGGCCGGGGCATCGGCAGGGCGCACGCGCTGGCGTTCGCCGCGGAAGGAGCCAAGGTCGTGGTCAACGACCTCGGATCGACCCTCAGCGGGGAATCGACCGCGGAAACCCCTGCCGAACAGGTGGTCTCAGAAATTCGTGCCGCCGGAGGCGAAGCGATCGCCAACGGTGACGATGTGGCGAGCTGGGACGGCGCGCAACGGCTCATCCAGCAGGCCGTCGATACTTTCGGCGGACTGGACGTCCTGGTCAACAACGCCGGATTCGTCCGCGACCGCATGCTGGTGAACCTCGGCGAAGACGAATGGGATTCGGTGGTGAGAGTCCACCTCAAGGGCCATTTCGCCACCATGCGTCACGCAGCCGCCTACTGGCGCGCGGAATCCAAAGCCGGGCGCAGCGTGGACGCCCGCATCATCAACACCAGCTCCGGCGCCGGACTGCAGGGCAGCGTCGGCCAGGGCAACTACGGCGCCGCGAAAGCGGGTATCGCCGGCCTGACCCTCACCGCCGCAGCAGAATTCGCCCGCTACGGCGTCACCGTCAACGCGATCGCCCCCTCCGCGCGCACCCGGATGACCGAAACCGTCTTCGCCGACATGATGGCCACACCGGACAACGGCTTCGACGCCATGGCTCCGGAGAACATCTCGCCGATCGTGGTGTGGCTCG
This genomic window contains:
- a CDS encoding SDR family oxidoreductase, whose product is MALEIDLSHRVVLVTGGVRGVGAGISRVLLAAGATVVACARRPGDAPVEVDGREIDFLPCDVRDPDAVREMIAEIVRRHGRLDHAVNNAGGAPYALAQDASPKFHTKIIELNLLSALHVAQAAHAVISRQDEGGSIVNISSLSGHRPSPGTAAYGAAKAGVDALTVSLAAEWAPRVRINSLVVGAVETELSELHYGDAAGVAAVGQTIPMGRLARPEDVGNGVAFLLSPLASYISGATLQIHGGGEPPAFLSVATAPHSADQAQAGPAHP
- a CDS encoding enoyl-CoA hydratase family protein — encoded protein: MGIKRHSESAGIAVVTVDYPPVNAIPSDGWFALADEIRAAGRDPQTNVVVLRAENRGFNAGVDIKEIQRKPGHQALIDANHGCFEAFAAVYDCPVPVVTAVQGFCLGGGIGLVGNSDIIIASDDATFGLPEVDRGALGAATHLARLVPQHLMRALFFTASTATAQQLHHFGSVLKVVPRAELDAAALEVAKDIAAKDGRVIRAAKRALNGIDLQDVHRSYRFEQGFTFELNLSGASDEIRERFDEDLAAQKDKN
- a CDS encoding SDR family oxidoreductase; the encoded protein is MATEGICAGRIVIITGAGRGIGRAHALAFAAEGAKVVVNDLGSTLSGESTAETPAEQVVSEIRAAGGEAIANGDDVASWDGAQRLIQQAVDTFGGLDVLVNNAGFVRDRMLVNLGEDEWDSVVRVHLKGHFATMRHAAAYWRAESKAGRSVDARIINTSSGAGLQGSVGQGNYGAAKAGIAGLTLTAAAEFARYGVTVNAIAPSARTRMTETVFADMMATPDNGFDAMAPENISPIVVWLGSTESTGVTGRMFEVEGGRLALAEGWRHGVPVDRGARWNPAELGSVVTELLAKGATPEPVYGA